ATCTCGGCAATGTAGAGACTCCCAGAATAGGGGGGGGGAGAATCGAATAGATACTGCGCAAACGATAGCCAGGCGCTGCGAGTGCCGAAATCGCGCGGCGAAATATGAGGGCACATATCGAAGTTGTTTGTGATgcttaaagagaaaagaatgaTGATCAAGGTTTCAGAACGAAAGGAGATTATTATACAACAAGCGGACCGATCAACAGATTAAGAGGTGGCAGTGGAATATTTGAGCTGCCAGTGCTACGCAATGCCCGCTCGAATCATAGCCAAATTgcacaaaaaaaaaacccccAAATAAAGAGAACTTGGGATTTCATACGGATAGACTACATTCAATTGGCCCTCGAATTGATAAAGGGGCtatgaaagaaaagagacatCGATTCCTAGAGGGAGTTGCAAAAGACTTGTCTTGCGATAGCCTCAAAGTACCAGGTATAAGTAGAATTGGCTCAATTGTTGAAGTCGAAGCAGTGTCCTGGATGTAAGTGTGATTTGAAATCCGGTTCCGAAGCTAATCTGGATGTCGTCAGTTTGAGCATCCATGGGTTTATTTGCTGTAAGATCAATGATGAATGTCTTGCGGCTGGTAAAAGAGGTATCGGGACACTGaagttgttgttcttgagtgttgacttttattatttcagatgttataatatatctgcaaaacaaaacaaatcAGAGACACATCAACGGCCTCAATCAATAACGGCGCACTTTGTAATAGTCCCCGCCAAATGAAGGAATCACTCTAGTCAGATACTTCTTGCAGCTTCACCAGGACCCTGGCTTCcatctctcatcttccaTACTCAGGACTGCTGGGAAATTGTGGACTCAAGAGCCAAAACCTGCAAGATCATGTTAGGAAACGCAAACAATCATTTAAAACCCGGGTTCACTTACCAAAGCAGTTCGGCAGGGAATATAGATATGAGTCCAGTTGTTCCTGTTGTTCCATTCCATAGGGGTAGTGAAGAATCGGGTGTTCTCATCGACACGGTTGTGACCACCAACATCCTTGCTATCTGTGTTGAGAACGACACGGTAAGTTCCTGCGACATCAATTCCGATACGGTAGTCGctgaagctgttggttgGGTGGAAGTTAAAGATAAAGACCAGACCACCGCGCTCAAACACAATGACCTTGTCACCTTCATGTTTCAATGAGATATACGCCTGTGGCGCGTGGAGCCAACCATATTTGGCCTCAGTCTGGTTCATCAAGCGGTCAAAGTGATCCAGGAACTTGTATCGGAGCAAGGGGTCATCCGTAAGGTTGAGCTGTCGCCGAGCATACCAGAATGAGTTGTTGTTGCCCTCACGCGGGAAGTCGAGCCACTCGGGGTGACCAAACTCGTTACCCTCAAAGTTCAGATATCCCTCTCCTCCGAGGCCATGTGTCACAAGTCGAATCATCTTGTGGAGTGCCATACCACGATCAATGACAGGAGTCAGGGGCGACAGAGTAGACATGTTGGTGTACATTTCAGCGTCACATAGATGCATCATGAGTGTTTTGTCACCAACAAGCCTGTGCATGTTAGTGGCTTAAAGTGAAACAAGTCAAAGGAGCATTAACTTACGCCTGGTCGTGGCTCTCAGCATAGGCGATAGTCTTCTCGCCGTGTCGACGGTTGGTAAGCGTATGGCAGATGTTGCCAATGTCccattcatcatccttgagTTCTTTCTAGAATCTTGATCCACATATCAGGAATGGCCATGGCAAGGCGGTAGTCGAATCCCACGCCACCAAGAGAAAGTGGCAGGCAAAGTGCCGGCATACCAGAGACATCTTCAGCAATGGTGATGACCTCTGGGTAGAGTGCATGCAGCATTTCATTTGCAAGCATCATATAAACAACAGCCTCCTCGTCAACATCTGCGCCGAAGTACTCATGATAGCCACCGGAAAAGCCCCTGATGATGTTAGCACGACAGGCCAATAGGATTTGTGATAGTGTCACTTACGTGCCCATGCCATGATGAACATATAGCATGCTGGTAACTCCGTCAAATCGAAAACCGTCGAATTGGTACTCGTCCATCCAAAAACGCAAGTTGCTAAGCAAGAACCGCATCACCTCATGGTGGCCGTAGTTGAAAAGCCGGCTATCCCATTGATCGTGTCGGCCCTTGCCGCCACCATGAAAGTAATGGTGATCGGTACCATCAAACTCGTTGATGCCATCGAGCACGTTCTTGGAAGCGTGGCTGTGAACAACATCGAGTAGCATGGTAATTCCGAGGCCGTGTGCGGTATCAATGAGCTCCTTGAGGTCCTCGGGAGTACCGTATCGACTGCTAGCAGcgaagaagttgttgattTGATAGCCAAAGCTGGCATAGTACGCATGTTCCATCACAGCCATCAGTTGAATCACATTGTAACCTAGGTTCTTAATTCGTGGAAGCATGTTCTTGGTAAACTCCTTGTAAGTCGCAACCCGTTGGTCAGGGCTGGAAATTCCGACATGCGCCTCATACACACGAACACTTGCAGGCTTCTTGGGCCGGGCGTTTTTGAACTTGTATGTCTCGGAGGCTGGAGGATTCCAGAAGTGAGCATCGTATGCGGGAGACACAGACAAATCCTGTGTCACGTACTTGATCCAAGCCGGGAGTCGATCAACATGCTCACCATTGGGCAAGTTGAGCGAGATCTAGGGAGACATATTAGATGTCATGTGTTGTAATTGCGTCTGGATTTTAGCCCACCTTGACTTTGGAAAGATGAGGAATGGCAGGCTGTCCACCTTGGGCAGAAATTGTAATTTCGAAGACGCCGAAATCGTTCTTGGCCATGGGATGAGCATTGCGGTCCCAGTTATCTAAGGCAAATAGTGTAAGCACATTGTATACACGATTGAGTTTGGAGACGTACTGAAGTCGCCGATCAGGAACGCGGCAGTGGCATTAGGCGCCCATTCACGGTAGATAATGTTGTTATCAGCATCGACGTTGAAGCCAAATTTCTCAGCGCCCTAGAGACAACAAGTGTCAGTAACGCGACTCGCCGAATGGGAAGCTGGAAGCCTACCCTGCTGAACTTCTCAAGGCCACCTTCGGTGtcgttgatggtcttgatccAATCTTGAGTTTTAGAAAAGCGTCTTCTGAGGGCTTCGCTGAAGGGCTCCAGCCAAGGATCGAGCTTCACAACGCCTAGAATACATTGTGAGCGTGGTGTTCTTGACTATCAGATCATCACATGTCAGGTCATGTGTAGACTTACCAGTACCGTCGTTGGGGATGTCACCCGCAGCACCGCCAGAGTGATTGGGGTCCAAGGAATTGGACGAGTTTTCAGCAATTGCGGCCATTTTTCAAAGTTGAATTGAAAATACGACGCGGTTGTAGAAGGGAGGGAGGTCTCGAGGTGGGCGGGGTAGTCAGGATATTGGTGTTGCAAGCTTCAGACAATTGTTGAGCTTCAAGTGAGACACAATTGGGTAGATGAAGAATGGACACAGAAGCATAAGGGACCTTAAAGCAACTTCCCAGATGAAAAGAGGCTTGAAAAATAAGATGAGGAATCAGAAAATTGTGGCAACACAAGAAGAACTGCAATATCAAAGACCTTGCAACCTCCTATCTAGCTCATTCGCCTAAGGTAACCAACCTTTCAATTTCAGTTCGGGTTGCCCACCCACTCAGAGCTTTATCGATAAGTAGGATGACGTCGCGAATGGTGAATTTCTCCCAACGGCTACGGTACGTATCTGCACGCTGTCCCTTAAATGGAAGGCATTTTCAGTCTATGTGCCTACAACGCTCAACATGTGGTTGAGAGTGGTAGAGTGGGTGACACTGGACCCAACCGAGAGCCTCGTAATATCGCCACTTCCTGTAAAAGACTCTTCTGATGTTGCGCGAGAATCATTGTGCAGATCGGACGGGTCCCATCAAATTCATGGAGCAAATAGTCTGCGCTTTGGGTGTGCTTGGGACGCCGGGGGCTAGTATCAGATCCCCCATGTCGGCCCGGCTTGTTTAGCGGGGACGCTGCTGCGGTCTAGGCCTGTCAGTGGTTGCTACTCGCTAACAGCTCCTGCGCGCAATTCCATGCCTGATACCTACGTAGTAGTAGACAGATGGCCTGGGCTCTAAGGTTAAGGTGCCTAGGTACATATCTAAGCTTCCACCCGGCCCCGATAGCGGACGCTGCTGGCGGAAGGGCCCCGTCTCGGACCTGGAGGTTAGTAAAAGCGTAGGTATCACAAAATCCTCCATTCCGTAACTAATAAGGTACAACCATAGAAGCATCGTCTCCCTACGGCAGTCCTATAACCAATCTCGCTGTAACCATTTATTTCCATGCTATCGAAGCGATAGGCTCTATCGTTGGCCTTGCTCTCGCACGACCGCAGTAAGCTGTAACCGGTCCCCGCATCCCGTCATCGTCGGCCCAGATACACTACAACTCAGTCGACTGTCACCTGACGCTCCGTTCTGTATCATCCTTCAATATTATGcaaactaaatatatctcaTAATGATGCCCTTCGTAAGGGCGCTCCCTAACGCTCGTTGCTGTCTTTGCCATCTCTCGCGCTGTGTCACACGGCCGGTGCCTACTACAACACGTTGCCTATCCTCTTCCAATTCTCGATTACGACAACAATACCGCTATATCTCAGGCTCCTCTATAGCTTCACGGCGCAACAACGACTTCAATTCAGGCTTCAGCAGCAGCTATGACCCATCAATCGATGCGGGGCGCGGCCCCATGTtcaacaagaccaacttTGGCGTACCGCAGTTCTACCCACGCGATCTCAAGAAAAGAGTGGACGACTACGTCGTTGGCCAGGACCGGGCTAAGAAGACAATATGCGcaaccatcttcaaccactACCAGAATCTACGGCGAAGACACCAACATGAGCACGAAGACCGGAACAGACGGGACAAGGTAATGCGCCAGAGGTTTGCGAGAGACAGAGAACTGCATCAGAAGCGTCGTGAGATGCACCCTGTCGAAGGTCAGCGTGTACATGGTTCTATCCCTGGGCGCTACGCTGCTGATACTCTTAAAGATGAGTTCCCGGGCCATAATGAGTCGGTCCGTGCGCTTCACGATAACCACGAATTCGATGACGACCCAATGGACCATCTCTATGTTGCAGAGGATACAACAGTTCCCGACCACGTCAAGATAGACAAGAGTAACCTCCTTCTGGTCGGCCCCACGGGCGTTGGCAAGACCTACATACTAGAGTCTGTCTTCTCCTATCAACTGTTAAAACGATCAAACTGACAGAACTTAGAACACTAAGCAAAAAGATAAACGTACCCTTCTCTATCTGTGACTGCAACTCCTTCACTCAGGCTGGATACATAGGACAGGACGTTGAGACCTGCGTTGAGCGGCTCCTTATCGAAGCCAACTATGACATCAAGGCAACAGAGCACGGTATTATTGTTCTAGATGAATTCGACAAGATTGCAAGGCGCGAAACGACTACTGGTCGGGATGTTGGGGGCGAGGGTGTTCAGCAGGCGCTGCTGAAGCTCGTTGAGGGAACAAAAATCACCATCAATGTCAAGGACAACCGCTCATCCCGATCTACGCCACCTATCACAACGAACTACAGCGCATCTgggccatcttcctcgactcCTCAGGCGACTCCTCCAGGTGGCAAGGTTGACCAGTATACTATTGACACTACTAACATCCTCTTTGTGTTCTGCGGCGCCTTCGTCGGGCTAGACAAGGCGGTCCTAAAGAGGGTCGCAAGACCGACGATGGGGTTCGGCGGAGAACTTAGGGGACGCTCCTCCATGCCTGGCAACAAGCAAACCCTGCCGGCAGAAACATATATGCATTTGCCTCACCACAACCCTCAATCAGCTTCATCGTTCACGCCGTTGGATCTCACCACTCCTGCTGATCTACAAAGCTTCGGTTTCATACCCGAGCTGATAGGGCGCCTACACAATATCTGTGCTCTTAGCCCGctttctcaagaagatcttttACGTATTCTAACTGAACCCAAAAACAGCCTTGTTGCTCAGTATACCGCTCTTTTCGAGACGTACCCTTCGCGGTTATTCTTCACAGAGAAATCCTTACATGCTATCGCGGAGCGAGCTGCTGCTTCAGAAACAGGGGCCCGAGGtctcaagatggagatggaacgTGTCCTAGCAGAGCCCATGTTTGATGCTCCGATGCCTTATGTACTCATCACCGAGGCATGCGTAAAGGGGACGGAGAAAGCAGGATACTGGGGCAAAGACGGCCGGTTTGAGGTGGACAGAAGAATGCAGGCAGAAGAGATGAACCCAGCCATAGGGGAACCCGAGAACACATTTGAAAAgtatcgagaagctggacAGAGCGGTGGCTAAGGTCTATATTATTGGAAACGAGGCCtaagggaggaaagaaaaccagGGACCTTAGCTCTAGATAAtgaaaagatttaggtaagttagtATAAATTTAGGGTATCTTTagctaagtttaggataccttttactgagtttattttgacatcctatATCAGGCCcaatgttttcttgctccctgagggaGGCGTATTGGAGCAATTACTATTTTGATTAACAGGATTTAATGTAGACAGAATGGTCAGGCAAGCTTCGTGTATGCTCCCACAGAGATAGGCAAGCGAACAATTTCAATCAAACAAATGACTCGACTCGGGTTTCGTTGTTGTAGTACAGTATTTACACTAAGAGGACTTGATATCTCTGGAGCGACCTCGAAACCTCTGATCATGTCCATACGCACCAGAGGCCCTTTTACACATCAATACGTCTCCGTAGAGTCACTCCAGCTTCTAGCACAAAGGAAACAATGTTGTGTGTTGAATTTAGTTACCCTTGGGGGGAGACTGGACCATACCCTTGCCAGCATAACCAGGAGAGGTGATACCGGTGAAAGGATCGGATTTTTGGTTCTAAAAGTTGCTGTTAGCCAGGTGACCAGATGCGATGTAGACAGGATGGAACATACCTTGAGGAACTCGTTGGTCTCCTCCTGGTACTCCTGGGTCATGGTGTAAGGAGCGGGTTTGGCGACAACACGGACAGCACCGAAGAGAGCGACACTGGCGGCGAGACCAATGAAGACACCCCAGGCGACGCGGGCACCGGTTCCAGGGGGGTCGACAGCGCGGGGACCGTGAGGGCCGAAGGCAATCCAGTAAGCTGTTGAGAGAGTTTGAGTTAGTTTCATGGTTGTGACGCAGTTATACATGGTGATGCAGGGAATAGGCCGTTGATGTAACGGGCAAAGGCTATATTGAAGCCCCATCTACCAATCAGAAAGACGAATGGGTACTTGGGTTCTACATGATGCAATTGAGGCTCGTGGAGGGTTCAATgcaaggctgaagctgtGCAATTGAGATGTTGCCGAGTGAATCATCAATGACCGGCAAGGCTGAAGCATATGTTGTGATGTGTTGAGGTGATTGTGACCCGAGATCTCGGCTACGCGGGCGGGATGGAGGTATTTTCGCAGTTGAGGAGAGTTTGTGACGCACCAGCTTTCTTCTCCTGGAGGGTCAGCTCGGTCCAGTTGGACTGCATGCGGTCACGCAGAGCCATCCAGAGCTCGGCTTGCTCTTGGAGAGGCATGCCCTCCCATCGCTTCTCAATGTTGGCGAGGGTCGGGTTAGAGATGGCGTGAGTCGAGGCAGCTCGGGAGGCCAGGGCGGGAGTGCGCAGCACCAGGCTCTTGCGCAGCAGGTTGGAGGCTGATGTGCGCAGCATCGTGAACGGTTTATGTGAGGTAATCGGCGATGACGAGACGAGCGGGAGAGAAGCTCAATTGGTTGCGCTCGAGAGCGTGGAGTGCGAGTGCGAGTTCGAGGTTTcgtggagaagaagtcgagtTATTCGGGGAATGTCAGAATTAGCAAGACGGGAGCAATCATACGATGGGTCCCTCTTGCCTCGGGCTTGGATTGGTGCATTTCTGGATCACGTGATCTATTCTTTCCTTGTTGCCGGTTTTGCACGAACTTGATGAAATCGCCTTGTCCATGATTGGTCAAAGCTTACAAGAGTCTGAACCCAATGGCATCGATTAGATGTCATGAATTAATTGGACTTGATATTGATAAGTATGACATTTATCGAGATGAAACAGTTTCAGGTTTATCCGAGGCTCCATCGCATGTGTTTCTTTGAATCCAAGACTTGCATACAATCTTCCACACAATCTCAACCGGACAAAGTTTTATGTCATGATGGATATGGTGACTTCACCAGCTAAAGAACAAGGATCAACAGTAAACAGCAAGTGTGCTCAGCTGATTCCGGCAAGGTTCGGGAGTTGAAATCTG
This genomic stretch from Fusarium fujikuroi IMI 58289 draft genome, chromosome FFUJ_chr09 harbors:
- a CDS encoding related to MCX1 protein, encoding MMPFVRALPNARCCLCHLSRCVTRPVPTTTRCLSSSNSRLRQQYRYISGSSIASRRNNDFNSGFSSSYDPSIDAGRGPMFNKTNFGVPQFYPRDLKKRVDDYVVGQDRAKKTICATIFNHYQNLRRRHQHEHEDRNRRDKVMRQRFARDRELHQKRREMHPVEGQRVHGSIPGRYAADTLKDEFPGHNESVRALHDNHEFDDDPMDHLYVAEDTTVPDHVKIDKSNLLLVGPTGVGKTYILETLSKKINVPFSICDCNSFTQAGYIGQDVETCVERLLIEANYDIKATEHGIIVLDEFDKIARRETTTGRDVGGEGVQQALLKLVEGTKITINVKDNRSSRSTPPITTNYSASGPSSSTPQATPPGGKVDQYTIDTTNILFVFCGAFVGLDKAVLKRVARPTMGFGGELRGRSSMPGNKQTLPAETYMHLPHHNPQSASSFTPLDLTTPADLQSFGFIPELIGRLHNICALSPLSQEDLLRILTEPKNSLVAQYTALFETYPSRLFFTEKSLHAIAERAAASETGARGLKMEMERVLAEPMFDAPMPYVLITEACVKGTEKAGYWGKDGRFEVDRRMQAEEMNPAIGEPENTFEKYREAGQSGG
- a CDS encoding probable cytochrome-c oxidase chain V precursor, producing the protein MLRTSASNLLRKSLVLRTPALASRAASTHAISNPTLANIEKRWEGMPLQEQAELWMALRDRMQSNWTELTLQEKKAAYWIAFGPHGPRAVDPPGTGARVAWGVFIGLAASVALFGAVRVVAKPAPYTMTQEYQEETNEFLKNQKSDPFTGITSPGYAGKGMVQSPPKGN
- a CDS encoding probable branching enzyme (be1); amino-acid sequence: MAAIAENSSNSLDPNHSGGAAGDIPNDGTGVVKLDPWLEPFSEALRRRFSKTQDWIKTINDTEGGLEKFSRGAEKFGFNVDADNNIIYREWAPNATAAFLIGDFNNWDRNAHPMAKNDFGVFEITISAQGGQPAIPHLSKVKISLNLPNGEHVDRLPAWIKYVTQDLSVSPAYDAHFWNPPASETYKFKNARPKKPASVRVYEAHVGISSPDQRVATYKEFTKNMLPRIKNLGYNVIQLMAVMEHAYYASFGYQINNFFAASSRYGTPEDLKELIDTAHGLGITMLLDVVHSHASKNVLDGINEFDGTDHHYFHGGGKGRHDQWDSRLFNYGHHEVMRFLLSNLRFWMDEYQFDGFRFDGVTSMLYVHHGMGTGFSGGYHEYFGADVDEEAVVYMMLANEMLHALYPEVITIAEDVSGMPALCLPLSLGGKELKDDEWDIGNICHTLTNRRHGEKTIAYAESHDQALVGDKTLMMHLCDAEMYTNMSTLSPLTPVIDRGMALHKMIRLVTHGLGGEGYLNFEGNEFGHPEWLDFPREGNNNSFWYARRQLNLTDDPLLRYKFLDHFDRLMNQTEAKYGWLHAPQAYISLKHEGDKVIVFERGGLVFIFNFHPTNSFSDYRIGIDVAGTYRVVLNTDSKDVGGHNRVDENTRFFTTPMEWNNRNNWTHIYIPCRTALVLALESTISQQS